A window of Eubalaena glacialis isolate mEubGla1 chromosome 11, mEubGla1.1.hap2.+ XY, whole genome shotgun sequence genomic DNA:
aacataccaaaatttatgagatacagcaaaagcagtgttaaggaggaaatttatagctataaacactTATATTAAGAaacaacaagacaaggttgcccactctcaccactattattcaacatagttttggaagttttagccacaggaatcagagaagaaaaagaaataaaaggaatacgaatcagaaaagaagaagtaaagctgtcactgtttgcagatgacatggtactatacatagagaatcctaaagatgctaccagaaaactactagagctaatcaatgaatttggtaaagtagcaggatacaaaattaatgcacagaaatctcttgcattcctatacactaatggtgaaaaatctgaaagtgaaattaagaaaacactcccatttaccattgcaacaaaaagaataaaatatctaggaatacctacctaaggagacaaaagacctgtgtgcagaaaattatacgacactgatgaaagaaattaaagatgatacaaatagatggagagatataccatgttcttggattggaagaatcaacattgtgaaaatgattctactacccaaagcaatctacagattcaatgcaatccctatcacactaccaatggcatttttcacagaactagaacaaaaaatttcacaatttgtatggaaacacaaaagatcccgaatagccaaagcaatcttgagaaagaaaaacagagctggaggaatcaggctccctgacttcagactatactacaaagctacagtaatcaagagagtatggtcctggcacaaaaacagaaatatagatcaatggaacaggatagaaagcccagagataaacccacgcacatatggtcaccttatctttgataaagaaggcaagaatatacagtggagaaaagacagcctcttcaatgagtggtgctgggaaaactggacagctacatgtaaaagaatgaaattagaacactccctaacaccatacacaaaaataaactcaaaatgaattaaaaacctaagtgtaagggcagacactatcaaactcttagaggaaaacataggcagaacactctatgacataaatcacagcaagattctttttgacccacctcctagagaaatggaaataaaaacaaaagtaaacaaatgggacctaaggaaacttaaaggcttttgcacagcaaaggaaaccataaacaagacaaaaagacaatcctcagaatgggagaaaatatttgcaaatgaagcaactgacaaaggatttatgtccaaaatttacaagcagctcatgcagctcaatatcaaaaaaagaagcaacccaatccccaaatgggcagaagacctaaatagacatttcaccaaagaagatacacagattgccaacaaacacatgaaagagtgctcaacatcattaatcattagagaaatgcaaaccaaaactacaatgagatatcatctcacaccggtcagaatggccattctgaaaaaatctacaaagaataaatgctggcaagggtgtagagaaaagggaaccctcttgtactgttggtgggaatgtaaattgatacagccactatgcagaacagcatggaggttccttaaaaaactaaaaatagaactaccatatgacccagcaatcccactactgggcatacaccctgagaaaaccataattccaaaagagtcatgtaccaaaatgttcattgcagctctatttacaatagccaggacatggaagcaacctaagtgtccatcaacagatgaatggataaagaagatgtggcacacatatacaatggaatattactcagccataaaaagaaacgaaattgagttatttgtagtgaggtggatggacctagagtctgtcatacagagtaaagtatgtcagaaagagaaaaacaaataccgtatgctaacccatatatatggaatctaagagaaaaaaaaatggtcatgaagaacctaggggcaagacgggaataaagttgcagacctactagagaatggacttgagcataaggagagggggaagggtaagctgagacaaagagagtggcatagacatatatacactaccaaacataaaatagataactagtgggaagcagccccatagcacagggagatcagctcggtgctttgtgaccacctagaggggtgggatagggagggtgggaaggagggtgatgcaagagggaagagatatggggacatatgtatatgtataactgattcactttgttataaagcagaaactaacacaccattgtgaagcaattatactccaataaagatgttaaaaaaaaaaatcttggaccactaaatagaataaaaaaaaaaaaaagaaacaagaaagattgCAAATCAAAAACCTTAACATTACAACTCAAGGAACTGGACAAAGAAGAATAAggtaaacccaaagctagcagaaggaaggaaataataaagattagagcagagataaatgaaatagagaaaagaaaaacaatagagaaaatcaatgaagccAAAGATTGATTCTTCAAAAAGATTAATGAGatggacaaacctttagctataTTGGCTAAGAAACATAGAGAGAAGActgaaattactaaaatcagaaataaaaatgaggacATTAGGACTaattctacaaaaaaagaaaggattataAGGGACTATATGAGCAATTGTACATGAGCAAATCAAGCAACCTACATGAAATGAACACACTCTtagaaataaaactgataaagACTAAATCACAAAGAAGTTAAAAATCTGAATATACATAGCCAGCAAAAAGATTGAAGTGATAaccaaaaatctcccaacaaagaaaatacCAAAGCCTGACAACTtcaccagtgaattctaccaaacatttaaagaactagCACCGATCCTTTACAAAGTTTTTCCAAAAAATGAGtaagagggaatacttcctaactcattctgcgaggctgacattactctgataccaaagctagacaaagacaccacaagaaaagaaaactactaaCCAACATTTCTTATGAAAATTGATGAAAAAATTtccagcaaaatactagcaaatagagttcagcatattaaaaggattacataccatgatcaagtaggatttattcctggagtgcaaagatggttcaacatatgaaaatcaatcaatgtaatgcaccacatttacaaataaacaggaaaaaactcACATTATAATCTCAGCtgatggagagaaaatatttgacaaaattcaacaccatttcattataaaaacactcaacaaactaggaatagaaggaaacaaactcaacataataaaaggcaTGTATGAAAAATCCACAGCAAACTTACTCAGTGGTTAatgactgaaagcttttctttgAAGATCAGGAAGAAAGCAAGAATTATGATTTCCATaatacccaaagccatctacagactcaatgcaattcttatcaaCATTCCAATAACGttttttgtggaaataaaaaaaaatccatcctaaaatgtatatggaatctcaagggaccccacATAGTCaaagaaatcttgaaaaataagaacaaatctGGGGgattcacactttctgatttcaaaatgtactacaaagctacagtaatcaaaacagtttggtactggaataaagacagatatatagaccaatggaatagaatatagAGCATAGAAATAAGCTTTCACTAatgtggtcaaatgatttttgagaaGAGTTTCAAGactattcaatggggaaaaggtaGTCTTTTTGACatatggttctgggaaaactggatatccacatgaaaaaaaaaaaatgcagttaaaCTCTTAcataacaccatatacaaaaattagaaaaatggattaaagacctatatgtacaacctaaaattataaaacacagtAGTAAACATAGGGTAAAAGCTTCACAACTTGACATTTGATTTGGCAGTTTGGGGAGATATTACAACAAAGgcatagggaaaaaaatagacaaattggacttcaagaaaaatttattgtgcatcaaaggacaataTCAAACAATGaaaagcaacccacagaatgcaagaaaatgtttgcaaatcctATATATAAAGATAGATTAATATCTAGTATATATAGGGAATGCCTAAgactaaacaaagaaaaaaaactcaattaagaaaaagcaagttatttgaatagacatttctacgaagaagatatatatatatatagataatagATACATGAGAAGATGTtgaacatcactaaccattaagGAGATGCATATCAAAAGTACCacaagataccacctcatacccattagaatggctactttaaacatatacacacacaaacacacacaaaacaaaatgacaagtgttggtgaggatgtgaaaaaaTTGGAATccatgtgcactgttggtgggaatgcaaaatgttagaaccactatggaaaacatggcagtttctcaaaaagttaaaaatagaatttctgtatgatccagcaatttcacttctgggtatatacttaaAAGGCTTGAAAGCAaagtcttgaagagatatttatacacccatgttcatagcagtgtgtTATTCACAACTGCTAAAATGTGGAAATAGTCCAAGTGTCCTTTGACAGATGGGATAagcaagatgtggtatatacatacaatggaatattgttcagccttagaaatgaaggaaattctgacatacacTACAACATTGATGAATCTTGAGaacatcatactaaatgaaataagccaatcactaGAAGGCAAATACTAAAGGATTATATTTATATAAGGTACTTTGAATAGTCaaaatcacagagacagaaagtagaatcgtGGTTGTCAGAAACTGCGGGGAGGGGAGAACAGGGATTTACtatttaatgggtatggagtttcagttttgcaagatagagttctggaaatggatagtagtGATGGTGACAcaacatgaatgtacttaataccactgactgaattgtacacttaaaactggttaaaatggtaaattttatgttatatattttaccactataaaaattggaaaaaaaggcCATGATGTGATTCTTGTTTAGATACACAATACATTATAGTCAACATATTGATCATCAGGCTTGTAGACTTGGCTTGTAGACTTGTTCTTAAGACAAGAACAAGTATAATTACCAGGCTTGTAGACTTGTTCCCAGCTGCTACAGGTATTGGCTTCCAACACCTCACAGGTACTACGTTTTCTGGAGAATTTTCCCTGGCCAAACAGGAGCTGCTCAATTGCTCAACTGGGGACTATCTGCCCAGTTACCCTTAGAAGACCATAACCAGTGACTTTCTCACATGGTGATACTGAAGGCTGGCTTTCTTGtctcaaagtggaaacaactcttTGGTTCAATTAGTGCTGCGGTTATCTTCATGGGATCTTGTAGAAGCAAGTCTGCAGCCCAAAACAACACTCCTGCTTGGCTTTTCCCTGTGGTTTATGCTTCTGCCCTCACTCTGTTTCTCCTGAAAGTGCTCTTAAgtaagtcacttgcccaggtATCACCTCTGATTCTAGGGAATCAGACCTAAACAGTAGCAAAAGTAGCATGTGTAAGTTATTCAATAAAAACACTCTAAAAACTCAGGATCATCAAGTGAGAGAACATACAAGACCTCTATAATGTAACAGCTCTCATTTTCAGCATAAGCATGATCTTAAGGCTCAAATTTTGATAATATGGTCAATGCTTTAGAAGTTCATGTATAAAATTATTAACTTTGAGACAATTGTTGGTAATATTGCAGGTCTGGAAAAGCAGGTTGAAACTATTCATAAAATCTTGCCTATTACAGAAAACAAATCCAGATAGGTGTCACAGGAGATAGCCAGGAGATAGATAGTGAACTGGATGTTAacaatgtattaattttattatgtatagGTTGGCTGAAAAAGTAAACTAAAAAAGCCTCATGAGCATATGAGAACATCAGGGCATCTCTTACAATGGTGAATGGTGTATTGCTGAAAGATGATTGCATAGCTATTTCCAATAACCTTTGACAAAAAAGTATTAAACAGAATACATCATGACTACTTGAGCTCATGAAATGATGTAAAAGAAGAACATGGGCAGCAGCATTTTGGCAAGCATTCAAGAAAGAAATTGATGAAAAAGTAGCTTCTTCTCTGCTATGCCAGCTCTTATGGcatgaaaatatgaaagagataCTAATGAGAAGACCAGCAGCTGTCATACTTGGGAACAAGttggcgtgcacacacacacacacacacacacacacacacacaaaacagttaTCAGAGACCTGAAATTGCTGTTTCATGGTCTGGAACCACCAACGTAAGAAGAGGTGAGAATGAAACAcaacatagtaagcattcataAAGGTTTAATATTGACAAGTATAAGAATGAGAAGtataatttttaacaaaatatactGTTTAGgtgtataaaataattttgaaatttgcctaatttatatgttaatttatatagaaaatttAGATAATTAACTTACTCAGAGTACCCATTGAGAGGAAATGTTTGCTAACTTTAAGTTCTTCAAATTAATTaactacatatatatttattgtgtTAAATGATCTGCCAATGACAAGTTGGATCCTGATAAACTATTGAGGATCacataaaaagtattaaaaattaactgaaataatTATTGTCCCTTAAAAAAGAGTACATTTACAAATGTTAAAAGTCTTAAACATAGCAGATTAAATCAAATAACAAACCCTCAAAAACATCTGTGATAAATTTAGGCTGTGATTACCTTGACAAGATGTCTAGAAAAgtgatttcttcattttgcttaccttTTGTAAAAAACTAACAGCGATGTGGTTTTGAAAGGTCtacatttttcttcttgagtAAATAGTATCTGATCTTTTATACACATATCTGTGAACAGTCTGATTTATCTGCACATAAATTATAAAGAGCACTGTATATGTTACATATTGATATTTGCATCACATTTGTGGGATTAATTTGCTCATCAACATAAAATCAATGTTTACTTTTCACCCACGTTATTGCTAATAAACGTAAATGAAGCACATAAATGGTATTAAAacccattgtcatcacaattcaaGCCATACACACCATAGAATTTTGGACAATGTTTATTAACTCTTGTGACATAGTGATTCACTGTTTACTATACCTTTTGAGACTACAAATACTATCATTAAAACAAATAATGCTTATAAACCTATTTATAAGCCAAAGAAACAACAAATTAAATATGTGAAATAGAATATAAACCATAAGTAAAAAATACTATACAAGTCATTTGTGATTCCTTTTATTACATAAAAGTTTTGATAAAGATATTATATTCATTCTAAACTCTCTTAAAATCTACTAGTGCCAAGCACAGTTACATTACACATATCATACTATAGAATCCACTATAACAGTACTTAAGTTGATCTTGATTTGTGTACCACATCTTACATCTGATTCTGGGCAgatcacacaatatttgtttcCTCAGTGATAATACTTGAAATTATTTCTTATATTCTCTTTCACAAGGCTGTCATAAACACAAATGTTTAAAGCACTATGaacatgaaatatttcattaGCTTTGTTAAGAATCCACAAGTTTTAGCTAAATACATAATGATTCTCAATGATAAACTAAttacatgaaaaacaaatgacCAAGATGATTGACAAGCTTAGCCTTTATGTTTCTCTCCATCTTACTAATCTTTATCTCCCAGAGGATAGTTGCTATTTGGAATATGAAACAGAATGGTTTATTTCTAACCATCTTTCCAAGTTCTAGTATGTCCTCATTAGAAACCATGTGCCACTAAAATccttggaaagaaagaaggaaggaaggaaggaaggaaagaaagaaagaaaggaaagaaggaagagagaaagggaggaagggaggaaggaaggaaggaaggaagaaaaagagaaaaagacactacactgagagaaaaaaatctatcaCATAAGCTACCATCCGAAGAATGTAAACTCCGTGAAGGCAgagatgtttaaatattttgcttatttctgtAATCAGAGAATGTAAAAATAGGTTGGCATATAGTAGGGTATAAAAAGAATATTCGTTgcataaataaattacttgattATATTTGGATTATATCTAAGAAGTATCTTGAATAGGTaaattataaagacagaaagtatattAGAATTACCAGGAGTTACTAGGAGGGAAATGGGAAGTTATTGCTCAACTGATACAgagtttctttttaatgtgatgacaatgttttggaaatagatagtggtggtggttgtaAACCTTGTGAATGTGATTAATACCACGGAACTGTACCTGCAAAAATGGTAACAAGGgcaaattttgttatatattttaccataataaaagatTCTTCAAAATTATAACTCTAATCCAGAAAAATTCACGGACTTAGAAATAAGCAGATAAAATCACTCAGACCCAAGAAAAAGTAAGGATTTATGATTCTAAAGagtgaaaatacaaaaagaccccaaatagccaaagcaatcttgagaaagaaaaacggaactggaggaatcaggctccctgacttcagactataatacgaagctacagtaagcaagacagtacggtactggcacaaaaacagaaatatagatcaatggaacaggatagaaagcccagagataaacccacacacatatggtcaccttatctttgacaaaggaggcaaggatatacaatggagaagacagcctcttcaataagtggtgctgggaaaactggacagctacatgtaaaagaatgaaattagagcactccctaacaccatacacaaaaactcaaaatgaattaaagacctaaatgtaaggacagacactataaaactcttagaagaaaacataggcagaacactctttgacataaattacagcaagatcctttttgacccacctcctagagtaataaaaataaaaacataaataaatgggacctaattaaaattaaaagcttgcaaagcacagcaaaggaaactataaacaagatgaaaagacaaccctcggagtgggagaaaatatttgcaaatgaagcaactgacaaaggattaatctccaaaatatagaagcagctcatgcagctcaatatcaaaaaaacagacaatccaatcaaaaaatgggcagaagacctaaatagacatttctgcaaagaagacatgcagatggtcaagaggcacatgaaaagatgctcaacatcactgattattagagaaatacaaatcaaaaccacaatgaggtatcacctcacaccagtcagaatgaccatcatcaaaaaatcaacaaacagtaaatgctggagagggtgtggagaaaagggaaccctcttgcactgttggtgggaatgtaaattgatacagccactttggagaacagtatggaggttccttaaaaactaaaaatagaactaccatatggcccagcaatcccactagtgggcatataccctgagaaaaacataattcataaagatacatgtcccagtgttcattgcagcactatttacaatagccaggacatggaagcaacttaatgtccatcgacagatgaatggataaagaagtggtacatatatacaatggactattactcagccataaaaaggaacaacattgggtcatttgtagtgatgtggatgaaactagagtctgtcatacagagtgaagtaagtcagaaagagaaaaaaaatatcgtatattaacgcatatgttTGGAATCTAGCAAAATGGTACTGATGGCCTATTTGCAGGACAGGAaaagagatgcagacgtagagaactgacttgtggacacagggggaagggggagggtgggatgaactgagagagtagcactggcatatatacactaccatgtgtaaaatagatagctagagggaagctgctgtatagcacagggtgctcagcttggtgctctgtgacgacctagaggggtgggatgggggtgtgggaggaaggctcaagagggaggggatatggggatatatgtatacatatagctgattcactttgttctacagcagaaactaacacaacagtgtaaagcaattatattccaataaaaaaaaattttaatctatatTTTGAAATACACTATTGGTAAATATATGTTTTTcaagaaaaactttaaataatataaaatgaacagACCTGAAGTGTACAATTGataagtttttacaaagaaacacATTTATAAAGCCATCATCCCtgccaagatatagaacattaccATCACCTCAGTAAAGTTTTCTCTTCCAAGGGCGTGCTGGAGACAGCTTATAAAAACTTGCAAGTGGAAATTGatacattttcaggaatttttgtGAGCTGGTTATTAAATACAGGTCTTATTAAAAAGCAAGTTATTTGAACTTAAATTATATCAAAACGGTTAATGTATAATGAAAAAACAGGTCttaagtatttattatattttagtggTGTGCTCTtgagattgtctatttcttctgcaTGGCAGAAATATTATATTGTATGTTACTATACATTCCTGACTCTGTACTCAATGACTACAAGATAGTAGTTTGAAATAGGCAAACTCAGTATTTACATCCTGgaaatcataatttttttaaatgaggacttttttccccaaaaaaagaTTCTTAAACATATTCCTGCAAATCACTGCTCACCTGTCCCAGACAAccactgtttttcatttctaaaccaTAGCTTAATTTTGCCCGTTCTTGAATTTTGCATGAATAGAATCATAAATATTATTCTGTTTTGTACCTGGCTTCTTAcgtttaatgtttttgagatttttttctaatgtttctgCATATATGAGTAGCCTGTTCTTTCTAATTGCTGAGTAATGTGCCATTGTAGGaatatactacaatttgtttatccaggCTTCTTCAGACACTATTTTGAGTTATCTGTAATTTTGGGTTGTTTTGAATTAAGCTGGTAAAAACATTCGTGTACAGTCTTCAGTGGATATACTCATTCTTATTTCTCTTAAGTAAATATCTGCAGGTGGAATTTATGAATCATGGGtaggtgtatatttaactttttaagaaactgccagtttTGCAAAGAGTGTATACCATTTCACACTGCCACCAGAAATGTATGGGAGAGTTCCAATAGCTCTGCTTCTTCACTAACATTTAGTGTTGTCGATCCTTCAAGTTTCAGCAATTCTAGAGGATTTGAAAtgatctcattgtaattttaatttgatgattaatgatgttgaacatctttcatgtgcttatgaGCCATCTGTTTATCTTCACTTGTGAAGTGTCTGCTCAGGTCTCTTGtccaactatttttaaattaagttgtcTTTTTACTATTGCTTTGTGATCTTCATGTTGTTGATACAAGACCTTTATCAAAtacatgtattataaatattttctctatggcctttttttgaagtatggttgatttacaatgttgtgttagtctcaggtatacagcaaagtgattcagttatacatatgtatattctttttcatattcttttccattatgaattagtagaagacattgaatatagtttcctgtactATACGGTAGGGCcttgctgtttatatattttgtatatcgTAGTTTGTTTCTATGGCCTCTTTTTAAAGGTGTGTTTTGATAaccagaagttttaattttgatgaattctatcaatattttttttctttcatagttaGCATGTTTTGGTTCTCTCTATGAAATTCTCTTCTACCCCAAGGTTATTAAGAagtatttctgtgtcttcttctaCAAGTTTTCTTGTTTTACCTTTTACATTAAGtctatatttcattttacataaatttttaCATAACACTTGATGAAGGTGTTgaggttattttttttccatgtggCTATCCAGCAGGTCTAAAAccactttttgaaaaatattcttctttctctattgaatTGGCTTGGTATCTTCATCAAAAAACAATTGATCTTATATATGTTCCTGTAACttatttgtttcattgattttttttccatccatACTCCAAAAACACAGTCTTGATCACTGTAACTTCATTGTAAAGAATATTATGATTTGAAATCAGGTGGTGTTAGTCTTTCAACATTTttcctcaaatttatttttggctatttaaaatattttaaatttccataaaCATTTTGGTCTCAACTCATCAATTATTACAAGAAATAATGTAGGAATTTTAACTTGAAATGCATTTAATCTTTTAAGATCAATTGAAATCTTAGCAACATTAAGTTGTTTAATTGATGTGCATGATACTactctcatttatttatatcatctttaatttcttgtaGCAATCTCTTATAGTTTCCCATGTAGAAATTTTATACATCTTTTGCTAAATTTATACTTACTCATCATGGATTTTGATGCATCTGTTAAtggatttaaacattttataattgctatcaatatacaaaactacaattaattttaatatattgatcTGTGGTCTTGCTATACTTacatattagttctagtagttcaTTTGTAAATTCCTTGGGATTGTCTATGTAAGCAATTGTGTCATTTGGGAATAAGaatatttacttcttccttttcaatccgtatgcttattctttctttttctccctttattgCACTGATTAGGACATTTAATACAGTAGTGAAAATAAGTGAGAAATTGTGAGAgtagatttcttttccttttttgggaGATTTAATATAAAGATGTTCATTATTTCACCATTAAGAAACTCTTCATCTTAATGAAGAGCTTGCCTTCTATTCATAGTTTACTGAGAGATTTTGTTATGAAtctactaagataaacatatttttctttattttctttcatttgatgCTGATTTGCCTTGATTGGATTTTTAACGTTGACCCTGCTTTCTCGGGCTAATCCCATTTGGTTAGAACATATTGTTCTTTGTATATATTGCTAGAATCAATTTACAAAGATTTTTgtgaagatttttttctgtttttattcatgtGGGTACTGgccttaatttaatttatttatttatttattttgggctgcgtaaggtcttcgttgctgcgtgagggctttctctagttgtgtcgagcaggggctactgttcgttgcagtgtgccggcctctcattgcggtggcttctcttgttgtagagcatgggctctagagtgcaggctcgatggttgtggcacacgggcttagctgctccgtggcatgtgggattttcctggaccagggatcgaacccgtgtcccctgtattggcaggcggattcttaaccactgcaccaccaggaaagtccccttcATCAGGTTTTGATATTGCTGTTATGTTTCCCTCCTAAAGTGAAttgtgaaggtttttttttctcctcatttgaGAGAGAATTTATATGATTGATATAATTTCTTACTTATATATTTaatagaactcacctgtgaaaCCATAACCTAGACTTTATTTGTGTGA
This region includes:
- the LOC133101651 gene encoding LOW QUALITY PROTEIN: KANTR integral membrane protein-like (The sequence of the model RefSeq protein was modified relative to this genomic sequence to represent the inferred CDS: inserted 1 base in 1 codon), with product MSSFLFLILVISVFSLCFLANIAKGLSISLIFLKNQSLASLIFSIVFLFSISFISALIFIXFLPSASFGFTLFFFVQFLEL